A genomic segment from Planctomycetota bacterium encodes:
- a CDS encoding HAD-IIB family hydrolase, whose product MIPAGPSSPVSKAPVPPRPIRLLVLDVDGTLTDSNHEVPAAARDAVGRIRAAGIAVAIATGRRYRDVLPVATGLGIDLPLVTASGGLVKRPADHATLFAARFGRGVLERVLARVAGRGLEPVVYTDSYAAGHDFLCRRLPPADARDPTGIDSYLVRNRHLGREQGDLVATPPADAFAGFAMGAHDAMLALEADLSAACPGQLSLHVIRSPRYRDWMCEFAPAAVTKWSGTLRIASDLGIEPAAVCAVGDDVNDLPMIRSAGLGIAMGTAPEAVRAVADRVVASSDDGGLAEVADILLADRATDRSCPGCPD is encoded by the coding sequence ATGATCCCCGCCGGACCCTCGTCGCCCGTGTCCAAAGCTCCGGTCCCGCCGCGCCCGATCCGCCTCCTCGTCCTTGACGTCGACGGCACGCTCACCGACAGCAACCACGAGGTGCCCGCCGCTGCCCGGGACGCGGTCGGCCGGATCCGGGCCGCCGGGATCGCCGTCGCGATCGCCACGGGGCGCCGGTACCGCGACGTCCTCCCGGTGGCGACCGGACTGGGGATCGACCTGCCGCTGGTGACGGCGTCCGGGGGGCTCGTCAAGCGACCGGCCGACCATGCCACGCTGTTCGCCGCCCGGTTCGGCCGCGGCGTCCTCGAGCGGGTGCTCGCGCGGGTCGCCGGCCGTGGGCTCGAACCGGTCGTCTACACCGACAGCTACGCCGCCGGCCACGACTTCCTCTGCCGGCGTCTGCCCCCCGCCGATGCCCGCGATCCCACCGGGATCGACTCCTATCTCGTGCGCAATCGCCACCTGGGGCGCGAACAGGGCGACCTGGTCGCCACGCCACCGGCCGATGCCTTCGCCGGCTTCGCGATGGGCGCCCACGACGCCATGCTCGCGCTCGAGGCCGATCTTTCCGCCGCCTGCCCCGGCCAGCTTTCCCTGCACGTGATCCGCAGCCCACGGTACCGCGACTGGATGTGCGAGTTCGCGCCGGCAGCGGTGACGAAGTGGAGTGGGACGCTGCGGATCGCCTCCGACCTCGGGATCGAACCGGCGGCGGTCTGCGCCGTCGGCGACGACGTCAACGACCTGCCGATGATCCGCAGTGCCGGCCTCGGGATCGCGATGGGCACCGCCCCCGAGGCGGTCCGCGCGGTGGCGGACCGTGTCGTCGCCTCGAGCGACGACGGCGGCCTCGCCGAGGTGGCCGACATCCTCCTCGCCGACCGGGCCACTGACCGATCCTGCCCAGGCTGCCCGGATTGA
- a CDS encoding S9 family peptidase, whose translation MPRSRGRWRAPAGLRRPEPCRGAPVRPLHPAARAALVCLTLAAPLAVADEPTITPPEAIRVEGLPPLPRRISARARRFTEFRTAAFQDWHPTERRMLVTTRFADTAQVHRVNAPGAARTQLTFGTEPVAAATYDPRGGRFVVFTRDTGGNEFTQLERLDLATGAVELLTDGGRSQNGGVVWSRSGERFAYASTRRNGADRDVWVMDPGDRTSDRLVAELPGGGWSVEDWAPDDGALLLREYLSINRSHLHLLDLATGTRLRLTPDAGDVAHGRARFTADGTGVLTTSDRDGEFLRLVRIDRADGAQRTLVDDIPWDVEEFEPSPDGAAVAFVVNEAGAGRLRLWDAASGRHRSIDGLPPGVIRLGTWRPAGGEFAVTVESARSPADAWSVDVVAGTVSRWTESETGGMVATALPEAEAVRWPSFDGREISGFLYRPPARFAGPRPVVIVIHGGPEGQSRPVFLGRNNFLLDELGVALVYPNVRGSSGFGKTFLKLDNGRERMASVRDISALLDWIAGRPDLDAGRVMVMGGSYGGFMTLAVSVEEAARIRCSLDIVGISHFGTFLKNTESYRRDLRRVEYGDERDPEMAAFFERIAPLANAGRIKRPLFVVQGANDPRVPLSEADQIVAQVRGNGTPLWYLVAGDEGHGFRKKANADFQFWATVAFVERYLLGAD comes from the coding sequence ATGCCACGCTCTCGGGGCCGGTGGCGTGCGCCTGCCGGCCTCCGCCGCCCCGAGCCGTGCCGAGGTGCTCCCGTGCGTCCGCTCCATCCCGCCGCCCGTGCTGCCCTCGTCTGCCTCACGCTCGCCGCGCCGCTGGCCGTGGCCGACGAGCCGACCATCACGCCCCCCGAGGCGATCCGCGTCGAGGGGCTGCCGCCGCTCCCGCGGCGCATTTCGGCGCGGGCCCGACGGTTCACCGAGTTCCGGACGGCGGCGTTCCAGGATTGGCATCCGACCGAGCGGCGGATGCTCGTCACGACGCGCTTCGCCGACACGGCGCAGGTCCACCGCGTCAACGCCCCCGGTGCGGCGCGGACGCAGCTCACCTTCGGCACCGAGCCGGTGGCGGCCGCGACCTACGATCCGCGCGGCGGGCGGTTCGTCGTCTTCACCCGCGACACCGGCGGTAACGAGTTCACGCAGTTGGAGCGGCTCGACCTCGCCACCGGTGCCGTCGAGCTGCTCACCGACGGCGGTCGATCGCAGAACGGCGGCGTCGTCTGGAGCCGCTCGGGGGAGCGCTTCGCCTACGCCTCGACGCGCCGCAACGGCGCCGACCGCGACGTCTGGGTGATGGACCCGGGCGACCGCACGAGCGATAGGCTCGTGGCCGAACTTCCCGGGGGCGGGTGGTCGGTGGAGGATTGGGCGCCCGACGACGGCGCGCTGCTGCTCCGCGAATACCTGTCCATCAACCGCTCCCATCTCCACCTCCTCGACCTCGCCACCGGCACGCGCCTCCGGCTCACGCCCGATGCCGGCGACGTGGCCCATGGACGGGCCCGGTTCACCGCCGACGGGACGGGAGTGCTGACGACGTCGGACCGCGACGGCGAGTTCCTCCGCCTCGTCCGCATCGACCGTGCCGACGGCGCGCAGCGCACGCTGGTCGACGACATTCCCTGGGACGTCGAGGAGTTCGAACCGTCGCCCGACGGTGCCGCGGTCGCGTTCGTCGTCAACGAGGCGGGAGCCGGCCGGCTCCGGCTCTGGGATGCGGCCTCCGGCCGACACCGGTCGATCGACGGCCTGCCGCCGGGGGTGATCCGCCTCGGGACGTGGCGCCCGGCCGGCGGCGAGTTCGCCGTTACCGTCGAGTCGGCGCGGAGCCCGGCCGATGCCTGGTCGGTGGACGTCGTCGCCGGGACCGTGAGCCGCTGGACCGAGAGCGAGACCGGCGGGATGGTCGCCACCGCCCTGCCCGAGGCGGAGGCGGTCCGCTGGCCATCGTTCGACGGGCGCGAGATCAGCGGCTTCCTCTACCGGCCGCCGGCGCGGTTCGCCGGGCCGCGGCCGGTCGTGATCGTGATCCACGGGGGGCCGGAGGGGCAGTCGCGGCCGGTGTTCCTCGGCCGCAACAACTTTCTCCTCGACGAGCTCGGGGTCGCGCTGGTGTATCCCAACGTCCGTGGCTCGAGCGGTTTCGGGAAGACGTTCCTCAAGCTCGACAACGGCCGGGAGCGGATGGCGAGCGTCCGCGACATCTCCGCGCTGCTCGACTGGATCGCCGGCCGGCCCGACCTCGACGCCGGCCGGGTGATGGTGATGGGGGGGAGTTACGGTGGCTTCATGACGCTCGCCGTGTCCGTCGAGGAAGCGGCGCGGATCCGCTGCAGCCTCGACATCGTCGGCATCTCCCACTTCGGGACGTTCCTCAAAAACACCGAGAGCTACCGGCGCGACCTGCGGCGCGTCGAGTACGGCGACGAGCGTGATCCCGAGATGGCGGCGTTCTTCGAGCGGATCGCGCCGTTGGCCAACGCCGGCCGGATCAAACGCCCGCTGTTCGTCGTCCAGGGCGCCAACGATCCGCGCGTGCCGCTCAGCGAGGCCGACCAGATCGTGGCCCAGGTCCGTGGCAACGGCACGCCGCTGTGGTACCTCGTCGCCGGCGACGAGGGGCACGGATTCCGCAAGAAGGCCAACGCTGATTTCCAGTTCTGGGCGACGGTGGCGTTCGTCGAGCGCTACCTGCTCGGGGCCGACTGA
- a CDS encoding RNA polymerase sigma factor, with protein MDGAGKRAVRPHGVPRGEAVPPTDADLVAACIAGAPGAWDAFVDRFGGLLFHVADRTARQRGTTLGAADRDDAVAAVLLELLRGDAAALRAFAGRSSLATYLTVITRRVTIRHLLAAAAGGQPAGSDPSHDPRPAVRDRDEVEALLGSLDEDEARLVRLHHLEGRSYGEISRATGLPLGSIGPALSKARDKMRAAAQR; from the coding sequence ATGGATGGAGCAGGCAAGCGCGCGGTTCGGCCGCACGGGGTACCCCGAGGGGAGGCAGTTCCTCCGACCGACGCCGATCTCGTCGCCGCCTGCATCGCCGGCGCCCCCGGAGCCTGGGATGCGTTCGTCGACCGGTTCGGAGGGCTGTTGTTCCACGTCGCCGACCGGACCGCCCGGCAGCGCGGGACGACGCTCGGCGCGGCAGATCGTGACGACGCCGTCGCCGCGGTGCTCCTCGAATTGCTCCGCGGTGACGCCGCCGCACTGCGGGCGTTCGCCGGGCGTTCGAGCCTCGCCACCTACCTCACGGTGATCACCCGGCGGGTGACCATCCGCCATCTGCTGGCCGCCGCCGCCGGCGGCCAGCCCGCCGGTTCCGATCCGTCCCACGATCCGCGCCCCGCCGTCCGCGACCGGGACGAGGTCGAAGCGCTCCTCGGCAGTCTCGACGAGGACGAGGCCCGGCTCGTCCGTCTCCACCATCTCGAAGGGCGCAGCTACGGCGAGATCAGTCGCGCCACCGGGTTGCCGCTCGGCTCGATCGGCCCGGCGCTGTCGAAGGCCCGCGACAAGATGCGTGCCGCCGCCCAACGGTGA
- a CDS encoding ferredoxin family protein has product MTHVVAEPCFACKYTDCVVVCPVECFYEGEKMVYIHPDECIDCEACVPECPVEAIFHEDNLPAEWKDFKPLNAELAPQSPVITEKKEPLC; this is encoded by the coding sequence ATGACCCACGTCGTCGCCGAGCCCTGTTTCGCCTGCAAGTACACCGATTGCGTGGTGGTCTGCCCGGTCGAGTGCTTCTACGAGGGGGAGAAGATGGTCTACATCCACCCCGACGAGTGCATCGACTGCGAGGCATGCGTACCGGAGTGCCCCGTGGAGGCGATTTTCCACGAGGACAACCTTCCGGCTGAGTGGAAGGATTTCAAGCCGCTCAACGCCGAACTCGCGCCGCAGTCCCCGGTGATCACGGAGAAGAAAGAACCGCTCTGCTGA